The following coding sequences are from one Archocentrus centrarchus isolate MPI-CPG fArcCen1 chromosome 4, fArcCen1, whole genome shotgun sequence window:
- the pigc gene encoding phosphatidylinositol N-acetylglucosaminyltransferase subunit C, which translates to MGPDGALGPAVPWRKVLWECQPFPDNYVDQRFLEELRRNEGIRQYRYWAVVKEAGFVGQQLSCVAIFITLWLYMEQGLLSPETLLWSSLICALLGYGLHQALTSRVESCGEPRTHLADLQSAAIFLSFTFGFSPVLKTLTESVSTDTVYAMSALMLLAHLVSFPYAQPSPPGSLSLNAALFASVCLASRLPGTLHTFAMLSCALLVFALWPCLVQKLRENTPSQFTGVCVGVCIGGIGGLGSQSLGGAVLLTLALASVTLLCPLLLVRLQRHKDNIHGPWDEAEIREDLSRFLQ; encoded by the exons ATGGGGCCAGACGGTGCCCTGGGTCCAGCAGTGCCCTGGCGGAAGGTGCTGTGGGAATGCCAGCCTTTCCCTGATAACTATGTAGACCAGCGGTTCTTGGAGGAGTTGCGCAGAAACGAGGGCATCCGACAGTACCGCTACTGGGCTGTAGTGAAGGAAGCGGGCTTTGTAGGACAGCAGTTGTCCTGTGTGGCCATTTTTATCACCCTCTGGCTCTACATGGAGCAG GGTCTGCTGTCTCCTGAGACGTTGTTGTGGTCCAGCCTCATCTGTGCCCTGCTGGGTTATGGACTCCATCAAGCCCTGACGTCTCGGGTTGAATCATGCGGTGAACCCCGCACTCATCTGGCTGATTTACAGAGTGCAGCTATTTTCCTTTCCTTCACCTTTGGCTTCTCGCCAGTTCTTAAGACACTAACAGAGTCTGTGAGTACGGACACAGTGTACGCCATGTCTGCTTTGATGCTGCTGGCCCATTTGGTCTCGTTTCCTTATGCGCAGCCATCACCTCCCGGCAGCCTCTCTTTAAATGCAGCTCTGTTTGCCTCAGTGTGCTTAGCCTCCAGGTTACCTGGGACTCTGCACACTTTCGCCATGCTGAGCTGTGCCCTCCTGGTGTTTGCTCTGTGGCCCTGCCTGGTGCAGAAGTTGAGGGAGAACACCCCTAGCCAGTTTACTggggtgtgtgtgggagtttgtaTTGGAGGGATAGGAGGTCTGGGGTCTCAGTCGCTGGGCGGAGCTGTGCTCTTAACCCTGGCTTTAGCAAGTGTAACACTGCTCTGTCCTTTGCTGCTTGTGAGGCTGCAGAGGCATAAGGACAACATTCATGGACCCTGGGATGAGGCTGAGATTCGTGAGGACCTGAGCCGTTTCCTTCAGTAA